Proteins found in one Balaenoptera acutorostrata chromosome 17, mBalAcu1.1, whole genome shotgun sequence genomic segment:
- the LOC102999492 gene encoding protein FAM229B-like → MPFQFGTQPRRFPVKGGDSSVGLEPGLSFLEMSPTRQLGRCPGSHGLTITDVPITVYATMRKPPTQSSKEMHPK, encoded by the coding sequence ATGCCTTTTCAGTTTGGGACCCAACCAAGGAGGTTTCCAGTGAAAGGGGGAGATTCTTCAGTTGGGCTGGAGCCTGGGCTGAGCTTTCTAGAGATGTCACCAACCAGGCAACTTGGAAGATGCCCTGGAAGTCATGGCCTGACAATAACTGATGTTCCCATCACTGTCTATGCAACAATGCGAAAGCCACCTACACAAAGCAGCAAGGAAATGCATCCTAAATAG